In the Sphingobacterium sp. PCS056 genome, TTGTAGGTATTTTATTGTTTTCATATCGCTTTTTACGGACAGCTCTGAACGTGGTATCTCAACAGCAGTTTTCAGTTTTTTATTTAATTTTGTATCTTTGCTGCCTAGAAATAGCACCTATTTTAATATTGGTACGACTACTAAGCTAATTAAATGATAATATGCAAACTTCCGACGTAGAAAGAGCAAAAAAGGTAAAAAGTATATTGGTAACCTTGCCAAAGCCTGAAAATGATAAGTCACCATATGCTGCATTAGCACTGAAGTATAATTTAAAACTTGATTTTAGAGGTTTCATCCACGTAGAGGGTGTTCCAGCTCGTGATGTTCGAAAAGATAAAGTAAATCTTGCTGATTTTACGGCTGTTATTTTTACAAGCAGAAATGCTGTAGATCATTTCTTTAGAGTCTGCGAAGAAATGCGATTTGAAGTATCCTCAGAATTGAAATATTTCTGTATTTCTGAGACGATAGCATTGTATCTTCAAAAGTATATTCAATATCGCAAGCGTAAAATTTTCTTTGGTAAACAAACGGCTAAAGATCTGGAAGATGTACTGAAGAAACATAAAGATGAAAACTTTTTATTCCCTTGTTCGGATGTTGCTAATGAAGAAACAAGTAATTGGTTAAAGATTAATGGTTATAAGTTTACACCTGCAGTTTTATTTAAAACAGTTGTGAGTGACTTATCTGATTTGAAAGATGTATTCTATGATATCATCGTTTTCTTTAGCCCTTCTAGTGTACAATCTCTTTATGAGAATTTTCCCGATTTTAAGCAAAACAAGACGAGAATTGCTGCATTTGGAGCAAGTACGCAACAAGCATTATTAGAACATGGATTAGTTTTAGATATTCCTGCACCGACACCCAAAGCCCCAAGTATGACAATGGCTGTCGAGGAGTATGTAAAGATGGTAAATAAGTAAAAATCTCTACATTTGAATTATTCCTTACGCGATTGATCGTCAGAATAATTCTCTGGTCTGTTTCATCTAGATGGATGTAAAACGCTGTAGGAAAGAAGGATTTTTAGATACGGTAAGAGAGGTTAATAAATAGGCTTAAAAGGGACTTAACAGTCGTTGCTGTAGCATAAATATTATTTTGGATCACCATAAATAAAATATAAAATACGATATAATGACATGTGTCATTTAGTTATTTAGAATATTTCTACTAACTTATGTGCTAAA is a window encoding:
- a CDS encoding uroporphyrinogen-III synthase, coding for MQTSDVERAKKVKSILVTLPKPENDKSPYAALALKYNLKLDFRGFIHVEGVPARDVRKDKVNLADFTAVIFTSRNAVDHFFRVCEEMRFEVSSELKYFCISETIALYLQKYIQYRKRKIFFGKQTAKDLEDVLKKHKDENFLFPCSDVANEETSNWLKINGYKFTPAVLFKTVVSDLSDLKDVFYDIIVFFSPSSVQSLYENFPDFKQNKTRIAAFGASTQQALLEHGLVLDIPAPTPKAPSMTMAVEEYVKMVNK